The Montipora capricornis isolate CH-2021 chromosome 3, ASM3666992v2, whole genome shotgun sequence genome includes the window tttttcccttttaaataagtaaattaaatcAGCCCAAATTCGTTTCACGCTGCTTGACGACTTTAAGAAATACGCGGATTTAGCAATATACCTAATCGGCTTACACAATGCTGCAccaattcaaatttcccgggttAATATTCTttgagtattgtatttgcattataatgtagcattcacatttataTGATAtagaaatacctggaacaaaacgttttattcccaaagggtttgaattgggtataaCATTGAGTTAGTCGATTTGGTCTATTAATCCTACCAAAACTGAAGGAAtgtgattaagaaaataacacaaacagcggtgataaacattgtattccaacgcatttttataaaacttgtcgtttcgtatgctagtcaacacacattttcaaaagtgaccgttacaatttttgaaaactatatgtatatatatatatcgtaaacaataggggtctggaacctagactaagaaaatgatctgcagcaatacgtgtctagacataatgagacGCTAATAGctaaacagcaataacttctcactagcctgcgagcaagctctctttcgggTGGGTGGGCGGgcgaggagagagagagagcttgcTATCATGTCTCGTAAATTTGAATATCTACGTCCAAAAAGTGGACGCGAAATgctgattggccaatttgaTCAGGTGATGACGTACTATACATTTCGCGCCGATTACACGGTATGaacacaaacaaaaatggcggacagcgaTGATTTTATCTGTAAAGCTTGCGAGAATTTTTCATTACATTCGAAGTCTCCATTGAATTTAAGACTCGAACAGCGTCAGGCGGTGGAAGCTTTGCTTCAGGGCAGAAATGTCCTAGCTGTTTTACCGACAGGATACGGCAAGTGTCTGATTTTCCAGGTTTATGTTGCCGCCTCTGCTCTTAAAGTGAAAGAGCATCAAACAGTTTTGGTCGTTTGTCCTTTGAGAAGTATCATCGACGACCAGATCGAAGAAGCAAAAGGTATGGGAATGTCTGCTTCGTCATTATCAGACGTAACTGATGATGAATTGAGATCAGCGAAGTTTCAGCTATTGTTTGCCCCAGCGGAGGAAGTAATCAACAACCGCTTCCTCGAAATATTAAAAGAAGATGGCACTGCACTTCATAGAAATTTGGCGGAAATGACAACCTAGCGATTTTCTTGCACTGATTTTCCGGGTCTGCTTCGTCGGGCTTTGGCTAGCTTTCGGAATTTTTTTCTGCCCGGGGCTTCTTTCTGGTGTTGAAACAGAAGTCGGCAAGCTTCGCTTCGTCCTTGGAAGGACGTCGGTGTCATCAACCTCTGGATGACTAGGCGTAATAAACTTTGGGTTTACCACATTTAGCACGCTTGCTATAAACCTGAAACTCTCACTGGTTTTTCTAATTTTCGTTGCACAAGGTTTGCAGTCTCGATCAGACAAAGAAGGGTTCTTTCGGCATCAAGTCCGATCGATTGCAGCGCACCGGacaaaacagttccttcaagcCCTTTCTTACCCGACGGAAGGAACAGATTTTCGGACGAACAAGACTTCCACGTATCTCCGTAACGGACtttcaatgaaattttacaGCATCTACAATAATCGTTTGGACTTTCAGCATTTGGTTTCCTTCCTAAACAAAGCTTCTTCAGAGTGTTGTTGGCCATGCGGTTCCCGGGGAAATCCTTGCACAATGTTTATTTACATTGAGTTCATATTTCCGGTAAGATCTGATTGGTCAGATTTTGACAGCTCAAACGCTTAGATAATGCGAGGGGTACTGGGGGCGGAATTGAAATTTACGAGACATGATCgcaagctctctctctctctcctcacCCGCCCACCCGccccgaaagagagcttgctcgcaggctaagttctcactactaatattgacattaagggaaggctttagctcttgaatgaacaaagtcactttaattttgcagtgaaagtcagtttttccggacgctaaaatgtcaaagtgatcccacttaatgtcgtggccagtggttttcacatgatcagcaatggttGATGAAATGGTCACTTTAagctagggccttgaaatgttccgtttttctgtcgtggagtcttcgttttgttttgccaatgtagaattcatcgcaGTTCCAGCAAACCGTGagctttatagacgaccttggacctctgagatcggttcaagcgatctttatatggaaaaaaggagttcatgcggcgtgtgttttggaatatgatcttgagattgacgaaagagtagaaattgtataGGCAGGATTTCAGACGTTTTGTGACTTGGTTACTGTGAAGACCCAAGTAGGGTAACACTTTTAAGATATCTTTTTGGGGGACTGTAGCTTGAACagggttatttgatttgtttttatttttcttcaataCATCGTTAATGTTAAACGTGATAACGCCCtgagggtaaccattttgcaacAGGAGCTTTCTCAGATCTTTAATAGCGGCCTGTAATAAAGATAGCGAGGAGCAAATTCGGAAGCAACGATCAATAATTCCAAACATTTCCATGTTTGACAGCAAGGACAATGCTAATGAGTTTGTAAGTTTTCTAAATAGTCGACACGATAGCATTAAGTTTACTCTTGAATTCGAAGAAGACAGCAAGATTCCATTTTCAGACATCCTTCTCAAACGCTGCCCTGACAACACTTTCTCTACATCTGTCTACCGGAAGAAGACATTCACAGGCCGTTAGTACAAGTGGGATTCTTTCACCCCTCGCAAATACAAAATCAACCTCATCCGCACTCTCACCTATCGATGCTTCCGAATTTGCTCCTCGCCATCTTTATTACAGGCCGCTATTAACGATCTGAGAAAGCTCCTGTtgcaaaatgaagaaaaataaaaacaaatcaaataaccctgttcaagctacagtccccaaaaagatatcttaatcgtgttaccctacttaggtcttcacagtaaccaagtcacaaaacgtctgaaatcctgcctatacaatttctactctttcgtcaatctcaagatcatattccaaaacacacACCGCATGaactccttttttccatataaagatcgcttgaaccgatctcagaggtccaaggtcgtctaCAAAGCTTTGTGCTGGAAAtgcgatgaattctacattggcaaaacaaaacgaagactccacgacagaaaaacggaacatttcaaggccctagctcaaagtgaccattcatcagccattgctgatcatgtgaaaaccactggccacgacatttaATGTGATcaatttgacattttagcgtccggaaaaactgactttgactgaaaaattaaagagaggttgttcattcaagagctaaagccttcccttaatgtcaatattagtagtgagaagttattgctgttttagctattgcttctcattatgtctagacacgtactgctgcagatcatttttctcactctaagttccagacccctattgtttacgatatatatatagttttcaaaaaactgtaacggtcacttttgaaaatgtgtgttgactagcatacgaaacgtcaagttttataaaaatgcgttggaatacaatatttatcaccgctgtttgtgttattttcttaatcaagctacggtGGCTGAAGGATTGTGGTTCGGCTCCTCGATTTGCCTAATGAGCCAGTTAAATCTCTAGGGATATCAGGCTACTCATATGATAGAAAATTGCTACAGGAAAAACATTTTACAGAAAAATTAGACGGTGTCAAATTAACTCTAAAAACTTACAAATATCTGGTCCGCAAGGGGTTCGTCCTTATACGGGAAGGTAACAGGAATAAAATCCTTGATCATCCCAAAGTTTGTTTACGTATCATTTTTACTACCCATCTCCAAGGGAGTCGTCAAAGACATAGATCAATTGAAGAGATGCATGGAAGGATTATTTACATAACCTTCTGCAACGTCTTGGTGGTTTTTTCTATTTATAATAATGTATATTTATAATGTAAAAGACCTCACACTTTCCTCTCAGTTTTCTACTGAAATGCTTTAATGATAGGCGGGTTTTCGAAACAATTTTTCTGCTGGGAAACCTTGGTACAACATAATACGGAATAGTAAAGATATTAGTATAAATAATAGGCCAGTTTCctacaaaacattttttgagtctgggtttgttttgaatttatgagaaaaactaacgcggagagatttcgacgtttcgatgacatcctgtcatcattatcaagaaaatgaaaaaatttacataagtaagtagacAAAAAACtaccagccctagatctcttgacttagccaagaattttgcagttctgaggaaatgccaaggaaagatggactgtctggtatacgagatgctcctgattaaaaagtacagaccaagtctaaacatccaatcagactcaatacgtgctaaagtattcactTGACTTTGGGTTTTCCATTctgtgaggtcactggatgattcactggcttcgaacaatagactattgttttcggttaagttttttgtctacttacttatgtaaattttttttcattttcttgataatgatgacaggatgtcatcgaaacgtcgaaatctctccgcgttagtttttctcataaatttaataacaacagTCAATCTTATGGGTTTGTTTATGCAACAGATCTTCAATTCGATTTAAACACCATAGAGCCTAATGATATttattcgaaaaaaaaattaaaaagcaaatTTATTAGTCTGGGCAGGACTCAGACATGCTATACCGCCTCACTTAAAATTACAATCCAAAACGACTGCCCATCCCCTTTTAGGAACGTCAACCTCTGTGGTCATAATCACAAAGATTTTGATTTTtaattaaaagacaaaagactaaGTACTGCGCATTGCTGATAAGTAaaaaaagcacaattttctaatGACTCTTTAGCCCTAAAACGggatttcaatttaaacaaagatcaatgttaaaaaatgtttttactgcTTCATGTCGTGTACTCTGAACAATACGTGAAGGCCTTTTAATTCAAGGATCTTTAATTCTATATTATACATCAATTCCAAATTATGTAAGAAAGGTCTTATTCCAGATGATACATGCACGTGTTTTAAGTCTGAAacagaaaccctgacaatgcacaccccaaataatcatatttttaactgaataaatgtttgaaagaatctTTGCCCTGAGTGGGacttgaacccacgtccccccgttactagtcgggtgtgataaccactacaccactaggacaaccatgctggcaagcATGctggatccttccttgtcatccgctaagttgattacggtcgtgcatcattacattgatccttagttgggtttcaagtggagtcataggctcccctaccttgtcaccgtgaaagaaaatttcccgggaggcccacgccctgACCACGGAAATCACCcattcgatggctgtgttgccagtaTGGTTATCCtcgtggtgtagtggttatcacatcCGACTAGTaacggggggacgtgggttcaaatcaggcacagggcaaattttctttcaaacatttgttcctgctgcctgtggtacgtgttacacaaaaacataaCTCACTGAGTTGGGTAGTATTGAACTCAATGATCAAACCCTTCaatgaagaaccatttctttcagtaatcaagcaaaaaatggacaacaagcttttcaaataattagtgACTAACGTGAATTagttaaatttcaaattgtttttttttttacctgaagactgtgaagagttgaaaacaaataaattaaattataaatagccagaaaattgtaaacacacATCCACCCAAattgttcgattccttctctgataTCCAACCCGAAAAAGTCaccagagaatttgccgtttggtGTCAGTGTTGTACAATACCTCATTAGTAACATCATTAGTAAAATATTAACAAGAATTCGAAGAAGAGGTGAATGCGACTAAATTTCATGTCTTTGGGTTATTTCAAGCTTctaatgcaaatttttgacagaggatattaaattataaaaatatattgcacTGAAACATCGTTAAAAACAACCCTTTATTTTTGGGCTTTCACTTAGATGAAAAATCTCACGAAACCGTTTCCATCGTAAAAtttatcgaaacaaacaacatatttgctattagaggggAAAAACCCCTTCCTAATTCAATAGGCGTGtttctatatattaaaattcagcttgaaagagaggctCTGAGGATGATGTGCAAATACTTTTCGCATTCATTCCAACGCGTTTCTactgtttttgtcctcactgcctcactttcaagctgaatattttatgtttcgaaaatggcctattgcgtaCGGCGTACGTGCAAACAGGAGACACAATCTGTCTTGCGATCGAATAAATTTCAGTCTCAcggttcaggatcaaaccctttctgaagaaccttttccgtggataatgaagcacaaaatagacaagaaGCTTTcttacaaataatttttcactgtgaCACTtccaattatatatatatttttttgcatgaagactgtgcagagttgagtacaaagtAAATGTAAACAGCCGGACAACTGAGATACGATATtggcatgactattccgggggtGAGGGGTGAAGTGTGAAGGGGGTGGCGGTAGGGGGgaagggtacaatagctgaaacaagcCAAGCCttaatttacaaaaattctaaccttaggcctaaaaaatatGCAATATGCTTTCGATAACGTTTAGGCGTAAggtagcatttttgtaaaggattGGGTTGTTGCAGTTTTCGCCTCCTTCACCCCGCACCCCCAAAATACTACCGacagatgcattcaaggtgttcgattccttcaatgtttgttaaagccatgcagaatttgccatttgtttTCAGAGCGAACGGAACGGAGCGCAGCTTTATTttagtgtctaatcttctagcactgtagagcactaatcggggacactgtaaattgaaattaacaagttaccgcaaatcaaatcaaattttggtttttgaggagaggggaaaaccggagtaccagaagacaggagaaaaacctctcggtgcagagtagagaaccaacaagctcAACCCCCATCTTCTGCCaagtctgagaatcgaacccgggccacattggtgggaggcaagtgatCTCACCAccgcgccatccctgcacccagtgcagtgttgtacataacatcacatttagtaaaatattagacaAAGCTCACTTTGAATTTGATATCCGGTTTCCTCGCGACAGCTTGCTGAACAGTTCCTGAAGGCTTGGGGTTCTGTTCCAtgactgaaaatttatttatggtCATTAAGTAGTCACCACAAATTCTCAAATCACCATTTGGCTTGACAATAGGCACTGTGGGTGAGGCCCATTGAGAATGTTCCATTTTCTCAATGATTTCCTTTGCCACAAGTTTCGCTAGAGCTTCCTCATACTTGGAACCGATTGCAAAAGAAACTACTCTTGGTTCAATAAACACTGGATTGGCTTCTCTCAATCGCAGTGAGACTTGAATGCCTTTCAATTTTCCCACTGTTGTGTTGTCGAACAGATTTGAATACTGAGACACAATGTCCTCCGTTGTAGTTGAAACAGTCTGTGTAGAAAATGTTCTGCCGAGGTAGTTTGAACTTATGGACGAACAGTAAGTCTAGTTGGTCTCCAATCTTGAATTCCATCTCTTTTCCCCCTAAACAGTGTAGCTTTTCAAAATCACGGTTGGACTCTCAGTTTAGGGTTTCAATGTTGTCTctcagtttaaaaaaatctgtagcatTTAACGAGGTAAAAGCACTACCCGTGTCAATTTCCATCGGAATCTCTTTATTGTCAACTGTAACTGAAAGTTTGTAAAGTGGTGGGGTAGGTGTGAGACTGTCAGAAGATTTTACACTTCGTATGTAGATTGTAAAATGGTCGGGAGCATCTCCATCACCTTCAGTTGTATTTACTTCTTGAGTAGGTGTAGCCGTAAGTAGTAGGCGAGTTGTGTGGCACCTACCCTCCTTTTGCTTACAAACAGAATGATGAGCTGTGGCTGCACTTATCAGCCAAATGTTGTGAGGATccacaacgaaaacaaaatttcccaTGAGTTTCCCGGTAGTCGCTGAATGATTTCCTTTGCACAGAATGCACAGCCTGAACGTTAGCACTTACATTAGAATTAGACTGAAGttgtttggattttttttctgccAATTCAGCACTTACGATCCTCAGAAAGAAGTTTCTTCTTTGTAGCTTGACTTTTTACGCTCTCCACGAATTGATCTCTCAAGGTTCTTGTAAGATGTGTACCAAAATTACAGTTCACTGCTGTGATGTTTTGAATGGATTTCAAAACAGGATGCAAATGATTAACAACGATTTAATAAACAGTTGCACGAAGACGTGTTACAGCATAGGTGGACGCCATGAGCGTTCTGTTCGATATATCCCATAGTTTCTCGCGAACATCAGGTATCAATAACGTCCGGTTTATATGAACATTACATCTCTTTCCCCCTAGTGGGTAACTCTCTAGAGTAATatggaaagaaataaaataaacttcttCTAATCGGTGTCCATGAAACTATGACTACTGACTGAAATCAAAGTCCAACAGAAACCAACGTTTTTGCACAGGCGACAGCATTGTTAACTTAACACACTATACTGTCATAGTTCAGAGCTAACAGTTGAATCTAGGCCTACAAATCAAGAATCTGACGGGGAACTCGTTTCCTGGAAGATCTACGCAATGGTGGTTGACCAACCGAGTGAGACGCACTAGCTTGGCTTTCTGGGATAGGGCTAAATGAACTTGTAGGATTAGCTTGCATGCCAGGGGAGCTCACAGGTTTTGATGCAGACGGAAGAGAAGCATGAGCACGTGTGCGTGCAGCAGGCAGCTCTTGTTGGTGTTTGATGTCAGCCGGAGAGCTGAGACCACTGTCACGGGACGGATCTTCATCATGGTTGATTTTAAGCGGTAATCATGCTGCCTTTCTTATCCACTAGAGTCAAAGGGGAAGGGTCGTAAACAGTTGCACCTTTAGACGCAGTTAATGGTCTCTTCACTAGTACCGTTTCACCAGGTGAGATAGTGCTGGTTTTCACATAGACCTTGCTGTCAGAATGAGCCTTGAACTTGGATTTCTGCGAGAAATCGCGCTTGCGGACGATCTCCGACATAGGGTCAGCGAAGTTGGTCTGTGGTAGCTTGTTACGCACAGGACGTTTCAGTAACAATACTGCTGGGGTCACACCAGTGGTTTGATGAGGAGAGGTACGATAGTTTCTCAAAAACGCTTGCAGTTCCTTTCTCCAGTTTCTTCCTTCGACTTTAGCGACACTTCTTCGGTGTTTTCACGAATCTCTCCATCTCACCGTTGGCCGTAGGCCATAATGGGGTTACCTTGCGATGCTTGAAACCGAGCGCATGAGCAAACTTGGCAAATTCTTCTCCGCTAAAAGGTGGACCATTGTCTGATCTAACAATCTTGGGAGTTCCGAATGTAGCAAATAACTGATCTAACTTAGATATAGtggatagagtgtaatgtgaagtgctagaattctatcccatatgagtcatgtgagcgttagtcctactgatgaaaatgggcccacacaaggacagagaaaatctctgaccagggtgggaattgaacccacgaccttcgggttagatctccgccgctctaccgactgagctacaaggtcagacgggagcaggccgtgggaactgaagatgttaaagtcacggcaatggacacgtacaagtacaaggaaaggttacgtttatacaaacgttggccgtgtagcacttatattttaaacagaattaactggatagagtgtaatgtgaagtgctagaattctatcccatatgaaccatgtgagcgaacttagccctactgatggaaatgggttcaattcccatcctggtcagagtttttctctgtctttgtgtgggcccatttccatcagtagggctaacgctcacatggctcacACTGGCTCTACGAACGGGAACCTTGAATAATCATCAACCAGTAGAAGTAGGGTTTCACCCTCAACATGCTCAAAGTCAATACTTACTTCATCAAAAGGGCTGTCAGAAAGAGTGGATACTTGAACAGGCTCTCTAGCGTACACTGGGGTTACAACTTGGCACGGTAAACAGGCCTTGACCTTTGTTTCAACCAGTTTGTCCATGCATGGGAACCACACCTTTTCTCGCAGGAGTGCCTTAGTTTTAACTATGCCCAAGTGACCTTCATTGGCGATGTCAACAATTCGTTCTTGTAGTGCAGCAGGAACTACTAAACGATCTGATTTTAACAGGAGAGTGTCAGTGCAGGTTAACTGCTCCTTGACTTGCTCATAGTGGGATAGCTCAGATACTGATACACCAGGTGGCGCCTTATGCCAGCAACTA containing:
- the LOC138039705 gene encoding ATP-dependent DNA helicase RecQ-like gives rise to the protein MADSDDFICKACENFSLHSKSPLNLRLEQRQAVEALLQGRNVLAVLPTGYGKCLIFQVYVAASALKVKEHQTVLVVCPLRSIIDDQIEEAKGMGMSASSLSDVTDDELRSAKFQLLFAPAEEVINNRFLEILKEDGTALHRNLAEMTT